The following proteins are encoded in a genomic region of Borreliella mayonii:
- a CDS encoding DUF735 family protein, with amino-acid sequence MKIPNLFKNTEIHKFIRTETEYAQALLNELKSLNSNFISINVIENIKSRYIAIWISQVLSIFYAKTQTLQSITSNINSVIFALRHIGTDESFRLIFKTFLNVDIEVTTPEAGIIDISLKGGIKTNFTTFISPSTEKGKRLKKIILREKKPGYAASKKALVFNSLPKGYDHSIYAFIKRIIPIGRILKINNTDGNNIITFNN; translated from the coding sequence ATGAAAATACCCAATCTTTTCAAAAACACCGAAATTCATAAATTTATACGTACAGAAACAGAATATGCACAAGCATTGCTTAATGAACTTAAGTCCCTTAATTCCAACTTCATATCCATTAATGTAATAGAAAATATAAAATCAAGATATATTGCAATATGGATATCTCAAGTTTTATCTATCTTTTATGCAAAAACTCAAACTTTACAAAGTATTACAAGCAATATTAATAGTGTTATTTTTGCTTTACGTCATATTGGCACTGATGAGTCATTTAGACTGATTTTCAAGACCTTTTTAAATGTGGACATTGAAGTTACTACTCCTGAAGCTGGGATTATTGATATCTCTTTAAAAGGGGGAATAAAAACAAACTTTACTACATTTATTTCGCCTAGCACTGAGAAAGGAAAACGACTAAAAAAGATAATTCTTAGAGAAAAGAAGCCGGGATACGCTGCATCTAAAAAAGCTTTAGTATTTAACTCACTTCCTAAAGGCTATGATCATTCAATTTATGCTTTTATAAAGAGAATTATTCCTATTG
- a CDS encoding DUF276 domain-containing protein, protein MSIVFDSDFGILKRTIKDIVRAKREYLRANYGINIDDNQSSIYNIIASSLALIEEEIINELNLFFSKMKPGGTYWAAIEEHISSKSTTYSAVRTALLNLYGVEYTNIKSAAGKANIYLILKETLLDTSKSNINSPEFKAKLWETLYLTTPSGTLLEGDIEIDGLNSTGQRKSYKISLGKRKYVYMKVKYKLDLKNYLYLNIDSQIRDIYSRIISNNYSDMGISFEYQDFFAPVNEVKGIKFIEISTCIKDTDTESITKIGDSDFKKNQDIAINDDTMLLFNTTDRLLIDMDS, encoded by the coding sequence ATGAGCATAGTTTTTGATTCTGATTTTGGCATTTTAAAACGTACAATTAAGGATATTGTAAGAGCAAAAAGAGAATATTTGAGAGCAAATTATGGCATTAATATTGATGATAATCAAAGCTCAATTTATAACATTATTGCGTCTTCTTTAGCATTAATTGAAGAAGAAATAATTAATGAGCTTAATCTCTTTTTTTCTAAAATGAAACCAGGTGGCACTTATTGGGCTGCTATTGAAGAACACATTTCTTCTAAAAGCACAACTTACAGTGCGGTTCGCACGGCTTTACTTAATCTTTATGGGGTTGAGTACACTAATATTAAAAGTGCCGCTGGTAAAGCCAACATATATCTAATTCTAAAGGAAACTTTATTAGACACTAGTAAATCTAATATTAATAGTCCTGAATTTAAAGCAAAACTTTGGGAAACATTATATCTAACAACTCCTAGTGGTACTTTACTTGAGGGAGACATAGAAATTGACGGGCTCAATTCAACTGGACAACGTAAATCCTATAAAATATCACTAGGAAAAAGAAAATATGTTTACATGAAAGTAAAGTATAAACTTGACCTTAAAAACTATCTCTACTTAAACATAGACTCTCAAATTAGGGACATTTATTCTAGGATTATTTCAAATAACTATTCTGATATGGGAATTAGCTTTGAATATCAAGACTTTTTTGCTCCAGTTAATGAAGTTAAAGGAATTAAGTTTATAGAAATAAGCACTTGTATTAAAGATACAGACACTGAGAGTATTACAAAAATTGGTGATAGCGATTTTAAAAAAAATCAAGATATTGCCATTAATGATGACACAATGCTACTTTTCAATACTACAGATAGATTACTTATTGATATGGATAGTTAA